A part of Aegilops tauschii subsp. strangulata cultivar AL8/78 chromosome 2, Aet v6.0, whole genome shotgun sequence genomic DNA contains:
- the LOC109776132 gene encoding uncharacterized protein produces MVSCGGAGDDGGHSRPAGVYDDLVEVREHAATLQTMLQGSPRVSAVDARELVKGMMAKLSSAMSVLGTTGGGVEASSGAVWGPGGRKKRSGMASGPHRRSTSRRRSKSPFINMVTARTLNDGKTWRKYGQKYIHASTNPRSYYRCSHKPDQGCQATRQVQESDSNPSEYIISYYGQHTCKDPSTFRSLVIQGAADAAPPADCSNLISFTTINGAAASTSTFAHRLVKEAVDLHPMLSYRFSNYSSSPPVHEGVSSGLLSPAGHGKFMQYAGGQLVDVIGRRTSPLTVGSAPAEYWPVVGVAGVDTNAGAGMDSFPSSPSSLGFMSGSLGGSFGNNIDDDDLFGFDS; encoded by the exons ATGGTATCTTGCGGCGGCGCGGGCGATGACGGCGGGCACTCACGGCCGGCGGGGGTTTATGACGACCTGGTGGAGGTGCGCGAGCACGCGGCGACGCTGCAGACCATGCTGCAGGGGTCGCCGAGAGTGTCGGCCGTGGACGCGAGGGAGCTCGTGAAGGGGATGATGGCCAAGCTGTCCAGCGCTATGTCGGTGTTGGGCACCACCGGCGGCGGCGTGGAGGCGTCTTCCGGGGCAGTCTGGGGACCGGGTGGGAGGAAGAAGAGATCAGGCATGGCATCCGGCCCGCACCGCCGGAGCACCTCCAGGAGAAG GTCGAAGAGCCCTTTCATCAACATGGTCACTGCTAGGACGCTCAACGATGGCAAGACATGGAGGAAGTACGGCCAAAAATATATTCATGCCTCTACTAACCCGAG GAGCTACTACAGGTGCTCTCATAAGCCAGACCAGGGCTGTCAGGCCACGAGGCAGGTCCAAGAATCCGACTCCAACCCATCGGAGTACATCATCAGCTACTACGGCCAGCACACCTGCAAGGACCCCTCCACGTTCCGATCACTCGTCATCCAAGGCGCCGCCGACGCTGCCCCGCCAGCAGACTGCTCAAACCTCATCAGCTTCACAACGATCAATGGCGCGGCTGCGAGCACGAGCACTTTTGCTCATCGTCTCGTGAAAGAAGCGGTTGATCTTCATCCGATGCTTTCCTACCGCTTCTCCAACTACAGCTCCTCGCCACCGGTGCATGAGGGTGTCTCCAGCGGCTTGCTGTCGCCGGCTGGCCACGGGAAGTTCATGCAGTACGCCGGCGGGCAGCTCGTCGACGTTATTGGCCGAAGGACGTCGCCGTTGACCGTGGGATCAGCTCCGGCGGAGTACTGGCCGGTGGTGGGAGTCGCCGGCGTCGACACGAACGCTGGCGCAGGCATGGACAGCTTCCCTTCCTCGCCGAGCAGCCTCGGGTTCATGTCGGGATCGTTAGGGGGGTCATTTGGCAATAATATTGACGACGACGACCTCTTCGGCTTCGATTCCTGA